The Terriglobus roseus sequence GGCGAGCGCGTGGGCCGCGCCCCGGGTTCATGTACTCATCCTCGATGGCGAAAGCGCTGCGCCGTATCACAACTGGGCCGCGATCACGCCCATCCTGAAGAAGGAACTGGACGAGACCGGTCTCTTCGAGACTGAGGTCCTGACCGCTCCGGCCAAGGACGGTGACTTCTCGCAGTTTCATCCTGCGTGGAGTAAGTACCAGGTCATCGTGTTGAACTACGACGCACCGGATGAACGCTGGAGCGACGACGTCAAGACCAGCTTCGAGACGTACATGAAGAATGGCGGCGGCCTAGTTAGCGTTCACGCAGCGGACAATGCCTTCCCACACTGGAAGGCATTCAATGAGATGATCGGCGTGGGTGGCTGGCGCGGTCGCGATGAGAAGTCCGGACCGCACTGGTACTACCAGAACGGCAAACTCGTCTCGGACGACAAGCCTGGCAAGGCCGGCATGCATGGCGCACGTGTTCCCTACACGGTCACGGTGCAGGACACGAGCAACCCCATCATGAAGGGTCTGCCGAAGACCTGGATGCACCAGGGCGATGAGCTCTATGCGAATCTGCGTGGGCCCGGCGGCATGACGGTACTGGCCACGGCATACTCTGATCCCACGAATCACGGCACGGGCTTCGATGAGCCGATGGTGATGGTCTCACAGTTCGGCAAAGGTCGCGTTGTGCATACGGCCTGGGGACACGACGGCGTCGCACAGAGTTCCGTGGATGCAGTGGTGATCTTTCAGCGTGGCGTCGAGTGGGCTGCAACCGGCAAAGTGACCCAGCCGGTACCATCGAGCTTCCCGACGGCCAATACGGTCAGCTATCGTGCCGACCTGGAAGCGATGGATCCGAATGCGAAGAAGGGACTGAATCCGCTGGACCTTGTGCAGCAGTCGACGCCGGCACGGCTTGCGCCAGCCCCTGTCACACGCTCCAACGGCCCGACGCAGTAAGATGACCCGCGTGCCCTGCGCACGGACTCCACTCGCAGCAACGCAAGGATTCGCATGAAGACGATCAAGGGACCGGGCATCTTCCTGGCGCAGTTTGCCGGTGATGTTGCGCCATTCAATACGCTGGAGAACATCTGCCACTGGGCCGCATCCGTGGGCTTCAAAGGCGTCCAGATTCCAAGCTGGGACAAGCGCCTGATTGACCTGCCGCTGGCCGCTGAAAGCAAGACATACTGCGACGATCTGCTGGGCACCGTAGCCGCCCACGGACTCACACTGACCGACCTGTCGACGCATCTTCAGGGTCAGTTGGTCGCGGTGCATCCCGCGTATGATCTGCTCTTCGATAACTTCGCTCCTCCCGCCGTTCACGGCGCGCCGGCGGCCCGCACCGCCTGGGCCGTGGAGCAGTTGCACTTCGCCGCGCTGGCCTCAAAGAACCTTGGCATCAAGCAGCACGCAACCTTCTCCGGCGCGCTCGCATGGCCCTATCTCTATCCCTGGCCGCAGCGGCCCGACGGCCTGGTGGAAACGGCCTTCCGTGAACTGGCCAAGCGCTGGCTGCCGATCCTGGATGTCTTTGACGAGAACGACGTGAACCTCTGCTACGAAGTTCATCCGGGCGAGGACCTGCACGATGGCGCGTCGTTCGAGATGTTTCTGGACCTGGTCGATGAACACTCGCGCTGCAACCTTCTCTATGACCCGAGCCATTTCGTACTGCAGCAACTGGACTACCTGGAGTACATCGACCTCTATCACGACCGCATCAAGATGTTCCACGTCAAGGACGCGGAGTTCCGGCCATCTGGCCGTCAGGGCGTCTACGGCGGCTTCCAGTCTTGGGTGAACCGCGCCGGTCGCTTCCGTTCGCTGGGCGATGGCCAGGTGGACTTCGGCGCCATCTTCTCGAAGCTCACGCAGTACGGCTTTGATGGCTGGGCGACGATGGAGTGGGAGTGCTGCATCAAGAGTTCCGAACAGGGCGCGCGTGAGGGCGCTCCGTTTATCGCGAAGCACATCATCCAGACTGCGGACAGGGCCTTCGACGACTTCGCCGATGCCACCACCGATCACAGTGTTCTGCGGCAATTGCTTGGCCTGAAGGGCGACAAGCTATGACGACGAAACTCAATCGCCGTCTGCGGCTTGGCATGGTGGGCGGCGGTCCCGGAGCGTTCATCGGTGCGGTACATCGCACGGCTGCGAGGATCGACGATCGCTTCGAACTCGTTGCCGCGGTGCTTTCTTCCGATGGAGAGAAGTCCCGCGCGTATGCGGCCGAGCTTCGGATTCCGCGTGCGTATGCGAGCTTCCAGGAGATGGCGGATGCCGAAGCGAAGCATCCGGAGCCGATCGACGTCGTCGCCATCGTTACGCCGAACCACATGCACCATGCCATCGCGAGGGCCTTCCTTGCTGCCGGCATTCACGTCATGTGCGACAAGCCGCTGACGACGAACCTCGCAGACGCTGACGATCTAGCAGCAGCCGTTGCAGCTTCCGGCCTGATCTTCGGTGTGACGCAGAGCTACTCGGGCTATCCGATGGTGCGGCAGATGCGCGAGATCGTGACCTCCGGCGGTATCGGCGCGGTGCGCATGGTACAGGCGGAGTACGCGCAGGGGTGGCTGGCAACCAAGCTGGAAGATACCGGCGCGAAGCAGGCTGCATGGCGCACCGATCCTGCGAAGAGCGGACCGGCGGGCTGCCTGGGCGACATTGCAACACATGCCTTTCACACGGCATGCTTCGTGACCGGACTGAAGCCGAAGGAAGTTGCTGCTGACCTCTCGACTTTCGTCGCCGGTCGGCGGCTGGATGACAATGTGCAGGCCATGCTGCATTTTGAAGGCGGCGCAAAGGCGAGCCTGTGGTCGTCTCAGATTGCCATTGGCGAAGAGAACAATCTGAACATCCGCATCTACGGCGAGACCGGCGCGCTGACGTGGCACCAGGAGAACCCCAACTATGTGCATCACGCCCCGCTGGGAGAACCGACACGCCTGCTGACGCGTGGTGGCGCCGGTGTCACGGCATCGCCCGCTGCGGGGACAAGGCTGCCAACCGGTCATCCTGAAGGGTACTTCGAGGCGTTCGCGACGCTGTACAGCGATCTCGCGGAGCAGATCGCGGCGAGGATTGAAGGTCGTGAGGCCAACGCCTCTTCTCTGCTGCTGCCGACGGTTGCGGATGGGGTGGCAGGTGTTCGATTTATCGAGGCTGTGCTGAAGTCTTCGGCTAACTCTTCTGCGTGGACGCCGCTGACTTGATCGGCCGCACGGAACGGCGGTCCCCTCACATGTTTGCCGCAGCGAGCGGAATGCAGGTCCTTCGACTGCATTTCGCTGCGCTGCGTTTCGCTGAAGATGACAAGATCCTGAAGAGTGTCGAGATTGGGTGCCGCGTACATCGCGCACTTTGCGATGTGCGGGATTCGCATTCTGTGGGGGGCACGAACTTCTGGATCCCACACATGCGCGGTAG is a genomic window containing:
- a CDS encoding ThuA domain-containing protein, coding for MKRFAIAVTAGMLGLQAASAWAAPRVHVLILDGESAAPYHNWAAITPILKKELDETGLFETEVLTAPAKDGDFSQFHPAWSKYQVIVLNYDAPDERWSDDVKTSFETYMKNGGGLVSVHAADNAFPHWKAFNEMIGVGGWRGRDEKSGPHWYYQNGKLVSDDKPGKAGMHGARVPYTVTVQDTSNPIMKGLPKTWMHQGDELYANLRGPGGMTVLATAYSDPTNHGTGFDEPMVMVSQFGKGRVVHTAWGHDGVAQSSVDAVVIFQRGVEWAATGKVTQPVPSSFPTANTVSYRADLEAMDPNAKKGLNPLDLVQQSTPARLAPAPVTRSNGPTQ
- a CDS encoding sugar phosphate isomerase/epimerase family protein, whose protein sequence is MKTIKGPGIFLAQFAGDVAPFNTLENICHWAASVGFKGVQIPSWDKRLIDLPLAAESKTYCDDLLGTVAAHGLTLTDLSTHLQGQLVAVHPAYDLLFDNFAPPAVHGAPAARTAWAVEQLHFAALASKNLGIKQHATFSGALAWPYLYPWPQRPDGLVETAFRELAKRWLPILDVFDENDVNLCYEVHPGEDLHDGASFEMFLDLVDEHSRCNLLYDPSHFVLQQLDYLEYIDLYHDRIKMFHVKDAEFRPSGRQGVYGGFQSWVNRAGRFRSLGDGQVDFGAIFSKLTQYGFDGWATMEWECCIKSSEQGAREGAPFIAKHIIQTADRAFDDFADATTDHSVLRQLLGLKGDKL
- a CDS encoding Gfo/Idh/MocA family protein, which produces MTTKLNRRLRLGMVGGGPGAFIGAVHRTAARIDDRFELVAAVLSSDGEKSRAYAAELRIPRAYASFQEMADAEAKHPEPIDVVAIVTPNHMHHAIARAFLAAGIHVMCDKPLTTNLADADDLAAAVAASGLIFGVTQSYSGYPMVRQMREIVTSGGIGAVRMVQAEYAQGWLATKLEDTGAKQAAWRTDPAKSGPAGCLGDIATHAFHTACFVTGLKPKEVAADLSTFVAGRRLDDNVQAMLHFEGGAKASLWSSQIAIGEENNLNIRIYGETGALTWHQENPNYVHHAPLGEPTRLLTRGGAGVTASPAAGTRLPTGHPEGYFEAFATLYSDLAEQIAARIEGREANASSLLLPTVADGVAGVRFIEAVLKSSANSSAWTPLT